tgaACCAGtgagacatctttccagcccccatgtgtagcccaggctgcccttgaacccGAGtgtgcctcctgcctctgcctccatcagCAAGTCCTACTGGCAAGCACCACCATGGAAAGCTTGTTTTATTCTTGAAGCAGGGCCTTACTGCAAAGCATGGATGGCCTCAGACATCCAatgttcctcctgcctccatttcctgaAGGAATACAGGTATGCCCACGCCACACCTAGCATAgctaaacattttataaaattaaatttttcacCTGTACAGTCACTAAAAGACTACATTCTGCTACAATACTGCCATGAATTAAAAATGTAAGGACAGAGGACTTTTAAttacagtgtttttttttctccaaaagttCCCCACATGGGTGGGGGATTACCTCTACTATTGAGCATCCTTACCCTCTTGTATCATCTGCTACCAACATCAATTCTTAGAAGTTACAGTGCAACAACTGATGATCCAGACATTGACAACCAGTACTGACTGGTGTTGCAATGCCACTTATGTGATCGCTTCACTTTGTCATCATAGCATCTCAAGTCCCTGTGAAAAGGGATGAGTACAAAATGGCAAGATCATTTGGAAGTGAGACCACATTCATGTAATTTTGTTACAATTAGTCTCATACTTGATATACTGTGTTATTAATGGTACTAAACTCTTCCTGTGTTGAATTTATAAATCTCTATCATACCTATAAATAAAGCTAAAATATATACAGAACTCTATGCTATGTGCAGTTTTGGGCATCCACCGGGGGTCTTAGACCATACTCCTTGCAGATGAGGAGACACTACTGAATTGTTTTATTCTAAATTGGTTTCTGGTAGGCTGATCAGAGGAGCCTGAAGTGTGCAACTAACATAGGCCTTTAATGTTTTGGtatcagacagggtttctctgtgcagttccagctgtcctggaattccatctgtccaccaggctggccttgaactcagagatctacctggctctaccttccaagtcctgggattaaagagtgACCACCAGTAGTACCTCACCGAGGCTTTGAGTCTTGATCTCCAATCACAGACACACTTTTATTTCCTTGGTTCTCCCAAAAAGCAGATACTGTGAGTTGTGCTGGGGGAATGCCTCAGTAAGGGATCTAGGGATGGGGCTGCTCTGCTTGGGAGGTACACCTGGTAAAGGACGGTACTCCAACATGAGGAAGGTCCTAGATGGAGCAATGTCACATTAGGAGGAATGTCACAGTTGGGAGGAGGGATCCTAGTAAGGAGCATGTCCCAACTTTGTAGGGAACATTCTGTTTAGCAAAGGTATGTCTATAGGTTTGAGCGCACAAAGGGAATTCCATTGGGAGGATGATCCAACAGAAAAAAGTAATCTCTCAAATAGCATATCTGCCCCCCACAAGAGGGGGCTATTCCAACAGGGAGAGATGTCCCAGCTGGCCAGTCCCTCACAGCCCTCTCACCCCTATTAATGAGAATACAAGCTGGATGTTCTGGATAGGAGGGTTTGTCTGACTGGAACTTGTGCACTGACAAGAAAGCTCACCCTTATGGAGAGATGCCAACCCCAGTTAGCTAGCATGGAGTGCTCCAGTCAGGAGGTGTGCTCTCCTTGGTTACCCCAAGGTCTGCCAGACACAAACTTCCTATGTTCAAAGCAAAGCCTTTCCCGCAGACCAAGTAACTTTCACTAGACTGAAAATCTAGTGCCACATGAGCTCTTAGGCCACCTGATCTCTATGGATGATTCTGTCTTCCCATCTGAGACTTCGAAGAAAAGCTAAAGTGAGGTCTCATTAAGAAAGTCTTGAGTTTTGATGACCAGTCTAGACTCAGTATCACAAGGAGACAGACTCTGGAAAATGGCTCTGCTAAGTTGACCACTGTAGGTTcttacacacacagaggaagaaatgGACAGCCCCCACTGGGGTCCAAGGATTCTTTAGGACAACTGAATcattggggttttttgtttgtttgtttgtttgtttgttttttccggagctggggaccaaacccagggctttgtgcttgctaggcaagcgctctaccactgagctaaattcccaaccccaactGAATCATTAAGGCTTTGCATGATGTACTGGCAAACAGCCTTTCTGGATCATGGGAAATGGTCACACACAGTCTTCTGCAACCCATAGCCCAAAGAGAACCATCTTCCCCCAACCCACCATTTCATCTTGCTGCTAAGGTGGAACCTCCTGTATCTTTTCCCTGAGGCCCTTTGTTTCAGCTAGCTACATAGCTTGCTCCTTTTCTAGCCTTTGTGCCTTAAATATCACTGCCTCGGGAAAGCCTTCCACTTCCTCCATTATccgttttttaaaagaattatttattaattaatttattttatgtatatgactacactgtagctgtcttcatgacaccagaagaaggcatcgaatctcattgcagatggttgtgagccaccatgtggttgctgggaattgaactcaggacctctgaaagagcagttagtgctcctaaccactgagccatctctccatcctagATGTTCTAACATGGGGTCTTGtcatgtagaccagtctggcctcaaactcagatttacctgcctctgcctccaaatgctttaataaaggtgtgtgccaccatgccaggctcccaATACTCATGATAAATCCTGTATGACCACTGTTTTCTGTGTTGTACTGCCCACAATAATACCCTCTGGCataaacagaatttttaaaaaagcaaatatttaaatgaaGAGGTTGAAACCCAGGGAAGAGACCTCTGACCAGGCAAATATGGTGTGACAGAAACTGCTGGAAGGCTGCAGGCCCTTCAACACCCACCCTGCAGTCAGCCACAGTCACACTACAGCCAGTCCCACTGACTACCTACCTCCATGCTGACATCCGTTCTGAAAGACAAGCCCATTTCTATTCCCGTTTTCTAAGTGAGTGAACCAAAGGAAGGGAGTTAATTTTTTACAGCCAGCCTGAGATGAGGTGGGATCCACACCCAAGCTCTTCTTTCACAAATTCCAGGTGATGTATGGAGACCTGCAGCCTActttctgcctttctctaagACCCCCTTGACCCTCAGTATCAAATGTGAGCCAGGGATGTGAAAGGGTATATATGTTTCGAGGGGTAGACAATGATGTGTTCCAAAAGACACCACCAGCTTCTGGCCTCTGGACACTGGGGTGTAAGCCTAGCTGGCTAAGTGATGTGAAAACCAGACAGATGCCTAAGACTCAGTGTGGAAACCACAGCCTGGGGATGCTGGTTATGCACTGCCAGCATTCTGCTCTCTAGTGGACTTTTTTCCCTAAGTCTGTGCACTGATTGATTTCACAGGCAAGATGGCCACCATGCCTAGCAAGAGGCTTTCCCTGTAAGAGATGAAATTTAACCAACTCCACAATAACCACTTCCAGTGCACATTACACATGAAGGGCAACAACAGACCAGAGCTGTCATGGAGATCAAGGGGTGGCAGGGTGCCTCTGAAATGCTGTTCCAGGGAGCTGTTGTCTTTTATTCTTATTCTGGGGCCCAAGATCTTGTGTGTACAACAACGAGAAATAAGGAAAGGCACAGTGCTCAGGGCTGACAGTGACCCCATGCCCAAGAGTAGAGGGTTCTACCAAGGGGCTTCCTGGAACAATAGTTTGGAATGCAAGTCACAGTATGTCCCAAAGAATGCCAGGAATATCCTTAGgcattctttaaaaaggaagaggaCAGAAGTGGGCAGTCCAGCACTATCCAGGTTGCATGCCTGGCACTGTAGAAGAGTCCAGAGGCAGGGCACCAATGAAGTGAGGAATGGGCTGGAAGTAGAGTTCAAGGTAGGATCGGGTGGGCCAGGGGAAAAGCCCAAGGATGTGGTAAGGGGATGAGCTCTATCAAATGTAGGGATCGAATGAGGAGCTTTCAGGGTTTCAGTCTTCAGGGCAGAGCTTGTACAATGGGGCCACCTTAAGGCTAGACTGTAGGGTGAGAAGGCCAGCCACTTGCCCAGCTCTACAAATAAAGCGCTTTATTTATACAGTCTCTCCAGGCCCCAGATCTCTGCCGCCCTACCCCAACCTCTCAAGAAGAGGACTGAATAATTCATTCCAGAGGAGCCAAGAGTGGCTGGTCCACAGGGGGGTCTTCCCCCGACAGCTGCAGGTCCTGAGTAGCTGGGCCAGGTAGAGAGCAAAGGCACGAGGCCCTGGGCATCCCATGCCAGGGCAAAGGCCAGAACCACCAAACAAGGTGGCATGGGTTAGCATACCAGGGTCAGCTCCCTGGGATCAGGCCAACATCTGTACCACCAGCACCACAGCTCTGCTCATAGGATGGTGGAGCCTCTgtggggaggaaaaaaaggatATAGAAGGGGTTCAGGGGACCCTCATTTTTTCACCCCAATCCCTGTCATTTCCACTCACCATAGGGGTAGCCCCATGAACTGTACTCTGGAGGAAGGATCAAGGCGCTGGTGGTAGGTACTGGGCCCCCAGAGCCTTCTGCAAAGTAGGGGACAGTGGCACCTATAGAGATGCACAAGGGAGGGTGCAGAGAATGTCTAGCAGGACTTCCAACCTGAACACACGGCTCAATGGTGGTGACAGACACAGAACCCAATGTAGTAGACAGTGGCTGCTGCTGAGAATGGCTCTTGGTGGAGAGTGAGACAGGGTCTGAGAAGTGAGGGCCACTAGccactgcctcagcctcttcctgAGGAGGTGCAGAGGGCACCACTGGGGACAGCAGCCCAGGAGAAGACCCTGGGCCTGGACAGGGGCTCAGTGGAGTTTGGTTCACAGCAATATTGCCAACAAATAGTGGGAGAGTCACGGTGGCCTCGGGTGCTTTCATGGAGACCTGAAAAAAACGTAGGTATTGAAGAGTAAGGCCAAGGCCACCTAGCCTTAGGCCACCCAGCCCTGGGCAACACCAAACCTGAAGGTAATAGTCGATGTGGATAAGGCTGCAGCCAGGCAGGGCTGACTGGGGCAGGGCAGGCACCAGGATCTGTTCTTGCCACTGAGCATGCCTCCAGGCCTTGACACCTGTGCCCTCCACCTCTGCAATGGTCCGCACATCATAGATCCAGCGCTTGGCCTTATAGGACACCTTCTGAGGAAAGACTGGGCTGTGAGTTTGGGCAGGCTGGCACCCACCCCTTCTGTCCCATGGGAAAGGGACAGGCTCAGGGAACCAGATGGCTCTGACCTGTAGCAAGCTGGCCACCACAGGGCTGGTGTCCTTGCCCGACTGGTTCTCAATGTCAGCCTGCAGCCGCAGCACCTGTCCTACCACATAGCCACGAAGGTCCGTGCTAGCTGTGAGAACCACACTGCCGGTCTTCACCAGCTTATAGGAGAACTTCTTGGTAGTAGAGGCCACATTGGGTTGcttgaagggaaaggaagggaagagtttATCAAGCGAGCACAGACAAGACCCTCAGACTGCCCTAGACACCAGCAACCAGATTAAGACAGGGCCTGGCTGCCTGGCCTGAGAAGGCCGAAGGCAGCCAAGGAAGCCCCTGTTCCGTCCTTACCTCGATATCTGGGATGCTGTTCAGGTTCAAGGGGCTCAGGATGTAGAACACGAGGCTGCATTTGTGATCCTTGGAAAAACGTGGAGTGTCGATGGACGCCCTCACCTGGTGCACAATCTTCCCAAAGGGGCCCTCGAAAGATGTGGGTGCTGTGGCTGTGGGGATAATAGGGATTGGCTGGCACCCAGCACCTCCCACCAGTGGCATTTCAAAGCTCCATGTCCCCATAAGCTTTCCACTCaccaggaagcaggaactgaaaagGGAAGTTGTGCTCTCCAGGTGGCAGACTTCctacagagacaagaaggaggtGGGAGCAAACCAGAGGAAATCCATAGTGGCCACAGTGCCAGACCAGAAGTAGACACTGCATCCACCAGTCCACACAACCTGTCTTGAGCACTGCAGCAGCGTGACTACAGCAGGAGCTACAGACTACACACAGGGGCTTGGTTTCAATGAGAGTGTGGGGCTGGAAATgtagttggtagagtgtttgcttagcaCATACGAAGCTTTAGTTCGATTCCAAGGACTATGCAAACCACATATGGTAGCACACTCCTAGGAGGTGGAAAGAGGAAAATCAGAAGTCTAAGGACATCCTCTGTTaaatagcaagttcaaggccagcctgggctgcatgaaaccctatcttaaaaaagaatacaaagtttaaaataaaaaaacaggagGGTGGTTTAGAGTAGAGGACGGGGATGAAGACAGTCATATAAAGCGTCAGAGCCCACCcagacccagaaccagaaagtgGGAATCCAAGAGACTGTtgctgggaagggaagggacaggCTGACCCCCTCCAGTCAAGGGCTGCCCCTATGATCACTGCTGGCTCCCACACTCACCCTTGTCAGCCAGTGATAGGGAGCTGTTGAAGTAGCTCTCCTCCACCACCCATGCCCCATCGttggccttgttggagacccCACAGGAACCCATGCAGGTCACCCGGATAGCTGTAAGGGGAAGGGTGTCATAAGCCTATGACAGCTGATGACATAGGCTCCTTCCTGTCCCCAGCACAGGATTTCATGTAGGTCTAGAAGTACCCATGGGCCAAGCAGCCTCGCTGACCAAAGGCCAAGCAACCGGGTCCTCTTTCCAAGAGTTCTCCCAGGGAAGCAGGCTGGCAGTGTTTCATCAGCCTTGCAGACATGGTGGAAGGCCAATATCCCAGATAATCCCTGGGCTACCCCCAAATTGGTTATCTAAGCCTCTAACCAGACCTATAGAAACCCAGCCACCCTGTATTCATGATGCAAATCAGTGAGGTCAGGAGATGCCCCTTCAGTCTCTTGAAAGCTAATGCCAGCCCTCTCCCTGTGGGAATGCAGTCAGACCTGTCTGAGCAAGTCAACAATCTAGCCCTGGAGGGCAAACCCTGATTTCCTTCCTGAACACTAGTGGCCAGGAGGCTGAGTTTCTACACTGTGAGGCAGTGTTCTCCTCACCACCAGCAGGAGCTGGTCCTCTCCATTAGTAGGAGAACCCAGAGCAGGAACCACTAGAGACAGAGTTCATATGCCTCTGTTTAACAAATGCATCCTGCCCTACTGTGGTCAGATAGCTGCAGCTGAATGAGAGCACGGATGAAACTAGTCACAGGAGAGGTGGCTCGGGCAAGACTCGGTTGGGTAAGTGGGAGCCAAGAGAGGTGCTCTGAAGTGCTCTCCTTCCCCTGGAGAGTTGGGTCATGGTTTCAGCCCTTTTCCCAGACTTAGTTAACAGGGTCACATGAGGGGAAGATTATTCAAACTCTTCATCTCTGTGACAAAGCCACCAAGCAAGAACAAAGAAACCTAGAAGTTGATCACACCTGCTTCACTCGTAGTCTCCCTGGTATCACGGTCCACGCATCCTGTTGGTCACCCACAAACTTTATCCTATAACCTTTGGCTCATCCTCAATCCACACAGCTCTCCACACAGCACCCTGCACAGGTACACTCTGATGCTTTGTAAAGTGCCACATGGTGCTGGCTGGAGAGGGTGCCTCAGTAGGCCCATGTTGAGGCGTCCCTCCCTCTGAGGTATCAGCCATGGGACTGCTCTAGTATAGGATGAAGTTTATTTGGGGGAATGGGAAAGGGGGTTGAAAAGGGAGTAtaggcagagaaggagggagagagagagagagagagagagagagagagagagagaagaggccagCTGGGAACAGGTGGAGGGGAGGGTGGAAGGAGgtagggagaaaaggagaaaggggtcAGAGTGAGAGAAGAGAG
This Rattus norvegicus strain BN/NHsdMcwi chromosome 3, GRCr8, whole genome shotgun sequence DNA region includes the following protein-coding sequences:
- the Arrdc1 gene encoding arrestin domain-containing protein 1; its protein translation is MGRVQLFEIRLSQGRVVYSPGEPLAGAVHLRLGAPLPFRAIRVTCMGSCGVSNKANDGAWVVEESYFNSSLSLADKGSLPPGEHNFPFQFLLPATAPTSFEGPFGKIVHQVRASIDTPRFSKDHKCSLVFYILSPLNLNSIPDIEQPNVASTTKKFSYKLVKTGSVVLTASTDLRGYVVGQVLRLQADIENQSGKDTSPVVASLLQKVSYKAKRWIYDVRTIAEVEGTGVKAWRHAQWQEQILVPALPQSALPGCSLIHIDYYLQVSMKAPEATVTLPLFVGNIAVNQTPLSPCPGPGSSPGLLSPVVPSAPPQEEAEAVASGPHFSDPVSLSTKSHSQQQPLSTTLGSVSVTTIEPCVQVGSPARHSLHPPLCISIGATVPYFAEGSGGPVPTTSALILPPEYSSWGYPYEAPPSYEQSCGAGGTDVGLIPGS
- the Arrdc1 gene encoding arrestin domain-containing protein 1 isoform X1; translated protein: MGRVQLFEIRLSQGRVVYSPGEPLAGAVHLRLGAPLPFRAIRVTCMGSCGVSNKANDGAWVVEESYFNSSLSLADKGSLPPGEHNFPFQFLLPATAPTSFEGPFGKIVHQVRASIDTPRFSKDHKCSLVFYILSPLNLNSIPDIEQPNVASTTKKFSYKLVKTGSVVLTASTDLRGYVVGQVLRLQADIENQSGKDTSPVVASLLQKVSYKAKRWIYDVRTIAEVEGTGVKAWRHAQWQEQILVPALPQSALPGCSLIHIDYYLQVWCCPGLGGLRLGGLGLTLQYLRFFQVSMKAPEATVTLPLFVGNIAVNQTPLSPCPGPGSSPGLLSPVVPSAPPQEEAEAVASGPHFSDPVSLSTKSHSQQQPLSTTLGSVSVTTIEPCVQVGSPARHSLHPPLCISIGATVPYFAEGSGGPVPTTSALILPPEYSSWGYPYEAPPSYEQSCGAGGTDVGLIPGS
- the Arrdc1 gene encoding arrestin domain-containing protein 1 isoform X5; this encodes MGRVQLFEIRLSQGRVVYSPGEPLAGAVHLRLGAPLPFRGSLPPGEHNFPFQFLLPATAPTSFEGPFGKIVHQVRASIDTPRFSKDHKCSLVFYILSPLNLNSIPDIEQPNVASTTKKFSYKLVKTGSVVLTASTDLRGYVVGQVLRLQADIENQSGKDTSPVVASLLQKVSYKAKRWIYDVRTIAEVEGTGVKAWRHAQWQEQILVPALPQSALPGCSLIHIDYYLQVSMKAPEATVTLPLFVGNIAVNQTPLSPCPGPGSSPGLLSPVVPSAPPQEEAEAVASGPHFSDPVSLSTKSHSQQQPLSTTLGSVSVTTIEPCVQVGSPARHSLHPPLCISIGATVPYFAEGSGGPVPTTSALILPPEYSSWGYPYEAPPSYEQSCGAGGTDVGLIPGS
- the Arrdc1 gene encoding arrestin domain-containing protein 1 isoform X3 — protein: MGRVQLFEIRLSQGRVVYSPGEPLAGAVHLRLGAPLPFRAIRVTCMGSCGVSNKANDGAWVVEESYFNSSLSLADKGSLPPGEHNFPFQFLLPATAPTSFEGPFGKIVHQVRASIDTPRFSKDHKCSLVFYILSPLNLNSIPDIEQPNVASTTKKFSYKLVKTGSVVLTASTDLRGYVVGQVLRLQADIENQSGKDTSPVVASLLQVSYKAKRWIYDVRTIAEVEGTGVKAWRHAQWQEQILVPALPQSALPGCSLIHIDYYLQVSMKAPEATVTLPLFVGNIAVNQTPLSPCPGPGSSPGLLSPVVPSAPPQEEAEAVASGPHFSDPVSLSTKSHSQQQPLSTTLGSVSVTTIEPCVQVGSPARHSLHPPLCISIGATVPYFAEGSGGPVPTTSALILPPEYSSWGYPYEAPPSYEQSCGAGGTDVGLIPGS
- the Arrdc1 gene encoding arrestin domain-containing protein 1 isoform X4; the encoded protein is MGRVQLFEIRLSQGRVVYSPGEPLAGAVHLRLGAPLPFRGSLPPGEHNFPFQFLLPATAPTSFEGPFGKIVHQVRASIDTPRFSKDHKCSLVFYILSPLNLNSIPDIEQPNVASTTKKFSYKLVKTGSVVLTASTDLRGYVVGQVLRLQADIENQSGKDTSPVVASLLQKVSYKAKRWIYDVRTIAEVEGTGVKAWRHAQWQEQILVPALPQSALPGCSLIHIDYYLQVWCCPGLGGLRLGGLGLTLQYLRFFQVSMKAPEATVTLPLFVGNIAVNQTPLSPCPGPGSSPGLLSPVVPSAPPQEEAEAVASGPHFSDPVSLSTKSHSQQQPLSTTLGSVSVTTIEPCVQVGSPARHSLHPPLCISIGATVPYFAEGSGGPVPTTSALILPPEYSSWGYPYEAPPSYEQSCGAGGTDVGLIPGS
- the Arrdc1 gene encoding arrestin domain-containing protein 1 isoform X2; the encoded protein is MGRVQLFEIRLSQGRVVYSPGEPLAGAVHLRLGAPLPFRAIRVTCMGSCGVSNKANDGAWVVEESYFNSSLSLADKGSLPPGEHNFPFQFLLPATAPTSFEGPFGKIVHQVRASIDTPRFSKDHKCSLVFYILSPLNLNSIPDIEQPNVASTTKKFSYKLVKTGSVVLTASTDLRGYVVGQVLRLQADIENQSGKDTSPVVASLLQVSYKAKRWIYDVRTIAEVEGTGVKAWRHAQWQEQILVPALPQSALPGCSLIHIDYYLQVWCCPGLGGLRLGGLGLTLQYLRFFQVSMKAPEATVTLPLFVGNIAVNQTPLSPCPGPGSSPGLLSPVVPSAPPQEEAEAVASGPHFSDPVSLSTKSHSQQQPLSTTLGSVSVTTIEPCVQVGSPARHSLHPPLCISIGATVPYFAEGSGGPVPTTSALILPPEYSSWGYPYEAPPSYEQSCGAGGTDVGLIPGS